One Oncorhynchus masou masou isolate Uvic2021 unplaced genomic scaffold, UVic_Omas_1.1 unplaced_scaffold_2864, whole genome shotgun sequence genomic window, agggacatgatgtgtcttggttggataacagggacatgatgtgtctcggttggataacagggacatgatgtgtctcggttggataacagggacatgatgtgtctcggttggataacagggacatgatgtgtcttggttggataacagggacatgatgtgtctcggttggataacagggacatgatgtgtctcggttggataacagggacatgatgtgtctcggttgggtaacagggacatgatgtgtctcggttggataacagggacatgatgtgtctcggttggataacagggacatgatgtgtctcggttggataacagggacatgatgtgtcttGGTTGGATAACAGGGACATAATGTGTCTCGGTTGGATAACAGAGACATGATGTGGACAGGATTGGGGGGCAGGtcagggagagggtagagaggacgACAGCTGCAGATTACTGTATACCACTGGTCTGTAgcccaaaccacacacacaaaccacacgtGTTCAGTAGAACGCAGCGTAGCAAAAGTCAGTCCGGGGGTACCTCAGTCAATTATCACCCCCCTCACCACCCCAAGACCCAGGTCTCTGCAGACGGCTGGGGGTACCTCAGTCATTTATCACCCCCCTCACCACCCCAAGACCCAGGTCTCTGCAGACGGCTGGGGGTACCTCAGTCATTTATCACCCCCCTCACCACCCCAAGACCCAGGTCTCTGCAGACGGCTGGGGGTACCTCAGTCATTTATCACCCCCTCACCACCCCAAGACCCAGGTCTCTGCAGACGGCTGGGGGTACCTCAGTCATTTATCACCCCCTCACCACCCCATGACCCAGGTCTCTGCAGACGGCTGGGGGTACCTCAGTCAATTATCACCCCCTCACCACCCCAAGACCCAGGTCTCTGCAGACGGCCGGGGTACCTCAGTCAATTATCACCCCCTCACCACCCCAACACCCAGGTCTCTGCAGACGGCCGGGGTACCTCAGTCATTTATCACCCCCTCACCACCCCAAGACCCAGGTCTCTGCAGACGGCCGGGGTACCTCAGTCATTTATCACCCCCTCACCACCCCAAGACCCAGGTCTCTGCAGACGGCTGGGGGTACCTCAGTCATTTATCACCCCCTCACCACCCCAAGACCCAGGTCTCTGCAGACGGCGGGGGGTACCTCAGTCATTTATCACCCCCTCACCACCCCAAGACCCAGGTCTCTGCAGACGGCTGGGGGTACCTCAGTCATTTATCACCCCCTCACCACCCCAAGACCCAGGTCTCTGCAGACGGCTGGGGGTACCTCAGTCATTTATCACCCCCTCACCACCCCAAGACCCAGGTCTCTGCAGACGGCTGGGGGTACCTCAGTCATTTATCACCCCCTCACCACCCCAAGACCCAGGTCTCTGCAGACGGCTGGGGTACCTCAGTCATTTATCACCCCCTCACCACCCCAAGACCCAGGTCTCTGCAGACGGCTGGGGGTACCTCAGTCATTTATCACCCCCCTCACCACCCCAAGACCCAGGTCTCTGCAGACGGCAGGGGGTACCTCAGTCATTTATCACCCCCCTCACCACCCCAAGACCCAGGTCTCTGCAGACGGCTGGGGTACCTCAGTCATTTATCACCCCCCTCACCACCCCAAGACCCAGGTCGCTGCAGACGGCTGGGGGTACCTCAGTCAGTTATCACCCCCTCACCACCCCAAGACCCAGGTCTCTGCAGACGGCTGGGGGTACCTCAGTCATTTATCACCCCCTCACCACCCCAAGACCCAGGTCTCTGCAGACGGCTGGGGGTACCTCAGTCATTTATCACCCCCCTCACCACCCCAAGACCCAGGTCTCTGCAGACGGCTGGGGGTACCTCAGTCATTTATCACCCCCCTCACCACCCCAAGACCCAGGTCTCTGCAGACGGCTGGGGGTACCTCAGTCATTTATCACCCCCCTCACCACCCCAAGACCCAGGTCTCTGCAGACGGCTGGGGGAACCTCAGTCATTTATCACCCCCTCACCACCCCAAGACCCAGGTCTCTGCAGACGGCTGGGGGTACCTCAGTCATTTATCACCCCCTCACCACCCCAAGACCCAGGTCTCTGCAGACGGCTGGGGGTACCTCAGTCATTTATCACCCCCTCACCACCCCAAGACCCAGGTCTCTGCAGACGGCTGGGGTACCTCAGTCATTTATCACCCCCTCACCACCCCAAGACCCAGGTCTCTGCAGACGGCTGGGGGTACCTCAGTCATTTATCACCCCCTCACCACCCCAAGACCCAGGTCTCTGCAGACGGCTGGGGGTACCTCAGTCATTTATCACCCCCTCACCACCCCAAGACCCAGGTCTCTGCAGACGGCCGGGGGTACCTCAGTCATTTATCACCCCCTCACCACCCCAAGACCCAGGTCTCTGCAGACGGCCGGGGTACCTCAGTCATTTATCACCCCCTCACCACCCCAAGACCCAGGTCTCTGCAGACGGCTGGGGGTACCTCAGTCATTTATCACCCCCTCACCACCCCAAGACCCAGGTCTCTGCAGACGGCAGGGGTACCTCAGTCATTTATCACCCCCTCACCACCCCAAGACCCAGGTCTCTGCAGACGGCCGGGGTACCTCAGTCATTTATCACCCCCTCACCACCCCAAGACCCAGGTCTCTGCAGACGGCTGGGGGTACCTCAGTCATTTATCACCCCCTCACCACCCCAAGACCCAGGTCTCTGCAGACGGCAGGGGGTACCTCAGTCATTTATCACCCCCTCACCACCCCAAGACCCAGGTCTCTGCAGACGGCTGGGGGAACCTCAGTCATTTATCACCCCCCTCACCACCCCAAGACCCAGGTCTCTGCAGACGGCAGGGGGTACCTCAGTCATTTATCACCCCCCTCACCACCCCAAGACCCAGGTCTCTGCAGACGGCTGGGGGTACCTCAGTCATTTATCACCCCCTCACCACCCCAAGACCCAGGTCTCTGCAGACGGCTGGGGGTACCTCAGTCATTTATCACCCCCCTCACCACCCCAAGACCCAGGTCTCTGCAGACGGCAGGGGGTACCTCAGTCATTTATCACCCCCCTCACCACCCCCAGTGATCCAACTAAGAGAGTGATAATATCTGACTGCAAATATGTCTCAAATAGCTGCCTATTCTCATATAGAGCCGATGGGCTTTGGTCACAGCTAgggcactagatagggaatagggggtcGTTTGGGAGGAGGAGAGCTGTGTTTTGCTCCCAGCGTTGTGTTCCACTAAGAGGCTTTCCTTCACCACCTCTCTGTACTGTAGAGGTTCTGGTTCCACCACAGAtgtcttctccacctctctgtacTGTAGAGGTTCTGGTTCCACAACAGAGGTGTTTGTGTCAACACTAATGAGGTTAGTTCAGGTCGGAACAAACAGGAGAAGAAACAGAACAGTCAATAACTGAGTGGACAGAGAGCTCGCAACCTTGACAGCATTAGATGGGCCAATTCTACCACTAATAACACCTGAACATGTGACCTTATTGTGTCTCTGCCCTCCTCCACTCTGGATAACAATGACTGTCTGGAACACATGGAGCAACTGTTACTGCCAGTGACCTGCCTGGAATGGGCACCAGGACGACGTGAACAGGGGACGGGCCTGACAGGGAGCGTAGCTACTGGAATGGGCACCAGGACGACTTGGACAGGGGACGGGCCTGACAGGGAGCCTAGCTACTGGAATGGGCACCAGGACGACTTGGACAGGGGACAGGCCTGACAGGGAGCCTAGCTACTG contains:
- the LOC135533977 gene encoding uncharacterized protein LOC135533977; translated protein: MTQVSADGWGYLSQLSPPHHPKTQVSADGRGTSVNYHPLTTPTPRSLQTAGVPQSFITPSPPQDPGLCRRPGYLSHLSPPHHPKTQVSADGWGYLSHLSPPHHPKTQVSADGGGYLSHLSPPHHPKTQVSADGWGYLSHLSPPHHPKTQVSADGWGYLSHLSPPHHPKTQVSADGWGYLSHLSPPHHPKTQVSADGWGTSVIYHPLTTPRPRSLQTAGGTSVIYHPPHHPKTQVSADGRGYLSHLSPPSPPQDPGLCRRLGYLSHLSPPSPPQDPGRCRRLGVPQSVITPSPPQDPGLCRRLGVPQSFITPSPPQDPGLCRRLGVPQSFITPLTTPRPRSLQTAGGTSVIYHPPHHPKTQVSADGWGYLSHLSPPSPPQDPGLCRRLGEPQSFITPSPPQDPGLCRRLGVPQSFITPSPPQDPGLCRRLGVPQSFITPSPPQDPGLCRRLGYLSHLSPPHHPKTQVSADGWGYLSHLSPPHHPKTQVSADGWGYLSHLSPPHHPKTQVSADGRGYLSHLSPPHHPKTQVSADGRGTSVIYHPLTTPRPRSLQTAGGTSVIYHPLTTPRPRSLQTAGVPQSFITPSPPQDPGLCRRPGYLSHLSPPHHPKTQVSADGWGYLSHLSPPHHPKTQVSADGRGYLSHLSPPHHPKTQVSADGWGNLSHLSPPSPPQDPGLCRRQGVPQSFITPLTTPRPRSLQTAGGTSVIYHPLTTPRPRSLQTAGGTSVIYHPPHHPKTQVSADGRGYLSHLSPPSPPPVIQLRE